Part of the Chelmon rostratus isolate fCheRos1 chromosome 13, fCheRos1.pri, whole genome shotgun sequence genome is shown below.
ACCCCGTTAGTGTGAGCAGCACAGTACATGCCTGCCTTCCACACCACATCTTGGGGCTCCATAAGTGCACACGCCTGCTTCACCTCCTCACACATCCTGAAAAGCAGATCAAGCCATAGTCATAGCTGGCAACATCATATGACTAGCAGGTTGGTTGCTTTAATGTGTGTAAAAATAGCAAAACTATGATAGGGATGTTCATTGTTCAAGTGACAAATAATGTCGGACTCATAGAAACTACCAGGTACAGGATTTTCCTGTACCAACATTTGGTTtatttaaaggatttttaaGTGATGGTTTTGCTGCTGACCTTTCATGCAGAGAGTTGAACTGGGTGAATTGGACATAGAAGCTGCTTGGTGAGTTGATGTGGCTGACTATGACTTTCAGGTCTTTGAGTTGGGCTGGGAGATTCAGCAGAGGCTGAaagtccagcagctgctccttcGGTTCTCTGGTGATATTTTGGTCCGGGGCATCAACGGCACCCTTCGTGGCCACACCAAGCTCCAGTGGAGGATCCCATAAGGCAGACTCATCAACAGGGGGAGTGGCATTCTTGGACTTAAGTCTGCAGGAAGGTAGGGGGAAttgaaggaggaggggggcagtGAGAGAAGAATAACAGGTGAAACTGACATAATGTAAAAGTGGAGTGACGGCAAGAGGTGGAGAGAATGAGAGTAAGAAAAAAATTGAAAGAATAAAGATGAcgataaaaaaataagaaataagtacaaaaagtgaaaaggaaaggaggaaaaactgaaatagaAGTCAGATGACAGATTGCATTACCATTCAGatatgtttttcctctttattaaCTACCAAGCTCTAACTACACCAATTACAGTACTGGCATAGGATTTCATCAACTATTTCTTAAATGGtgtggaaaaatacattttcaagtCTTAGATTATATGACTTATTTTGGTTTTTAGAGACTCAAGCTACAGAGTCTCACCTCCCTTTGAAGCAGGCCAGCTCCTCTTCGACCAGCACCTCAGCTATGTTGGCTGGAGGCCCGTTCAGGCTGCTCTCAAACAGTTTGACTGGCAGAGGATCAGTCTTGCGGATGGTTCCTGGAGGGACAcaaggaacaaaaacaatgacaaaacacagagagcacaaAATGGACTTTCATGACAAGTGAGACCTCCATTCTCCTGttcttaaagaaaaaacaaaaacctttcaCACACAACCTCGCACAGTACCTGTAGCCATAATAGTGACCAGTTTCTGGTGAGCCAGGCTGATGAATCTGTTGGTGCAGGCATCAGTCCAGGTCTTTCCATCCAGAGGGATCACttctgacaaacagcagtggATTGcctagacaaaaaaaaaagtcttggtCCATTTTAATACACTGAATTTGGAGGTATTGAATaacaacatgtttctctcttTAGCTGttatcatgaaaaaaaaacaacaggcagAAAAATAAGATATTTCCTTGAGGACAGGATGGTTAAATTCTGACATTGCTCTTTGAGACTAATTTACATTAGGTGTAGATtatgttggggttttttttaaacaaaagtaaaaaaataactaaatgaatCCGATGATCTGTTCTCACCATGGAAGGAAGGGCAAAGAACTCATCTTTGATCTTCCTCAAGTCACTGACTGGCAAGATGTTCTTATTGCCAAAGTCTACATATTGCACCTCCACTTTTCTGCCCCCTGGatgacctacacacacacacacacacatcatggtGTGGCAGTCATCCACCACACTCAGTTACAGTCTCAGTAACAAAACAGttaaacatacagtatcagTAAAGTTTGCACAGACCTTctcattcagtttattatttcCCCCTCAGTAGTGGCTTCTTTGCCTGATTCACATGGTCCAAacagttgatgttgagatgtgtctGTACTTGAACTCTGAGGCATTTATGTGGGCTCTAATCTGATGTGCCATGActgatttctgaggctggtaactgTAAAGAACTTATCCTCTGCAGTGGAACTCAGGGTCTTTCTGTCCTCTTGAGAACCAGTTTCATCATAGCTTGTGATGGCTTTTGTGACTGCACTTTTATATGCTGTGTTGTGCAAAGCtttgaaaacacattcaaagcTTTGCACAGCACAAAAAACGATCTACGCATTAAGATGACATGTCATAATTTGCACCCAAAAAGGTgcgttgtttgttttgtttattgacCCAGCCCAAACTGTAATCACCTCAAAAAGACAGGCTTAAAATGAGTGTGATTAGACTTAAATTCGGTCAAGGCGGCATGAACTAACCCTAAGATGCATCTGTGCATGTTGGAAATGTTTCTACTTCAGTGAAAATTTTGTCTATATCCCTGGACCTAATGACTCGGCTCCATAAACGTAAAGAAGAGAGATCAGAGGTAAAAGGAGAGACTAGAGAGAAATGATAGAAAGAACCAAAGTTTCTGGTGAGTTCTGAGTTCAGTCAGAGGTTgacctgaacacaaacacacaggcacactcgGATAGTTGGTGCGTCCGTTGCTGGCTACCTTACGGCTAATGCATAGTTTGTACGTCAGCTGTTTGAGTAAAGACAGGTGGTCCAATAGGCACATTTGTGCAAATGATAGCCCACAGGCCTTTTGTGTCTTTATCGTGTTTTCCAAATATATTAGAGAGATATACAGaggaacaaagacacacaccacTTCAGATTTCTGACATGCATGCATGGCACACAgtaactgcagcagcatcatcaaaCAGCTGTCATGCAGGTGTGACACAACAAAGCCGTGTCCAGTGAACCCACTAGACAGACGTTTACTAAAACTGTgccattcacatacacacacactcacctatGACCTGAGCTCTGTACCACAACTTGTCATCAAAGCGTGCAACACAGGCCTGTCCTATCACAGGGCAGTAGACGTTGAGGTCATCTGTTCTCGCCGCTGGTGTTGTATTGTAACAATCCTGGAGCTTGGCTGTGAATAACATGTACTCCATGTTATCAACCTGGTGGGGGTTGACAAAGTGAAGAGATGGAAAAATGAATAAGgaggacacagaaaaaaacaagagatgTTTTGGATTATATTTTTATGAAATGCTAACCTTTAAAAATGACCCTACTTTTGCACCCCAGGTTTTTCTCTTGTTAATCTAAATTATATACCTGGCATCTGACCCTCATTTGAGAATACCATAtatacagtgcatgtgtgtgctttttgaGTGGATATTCAGTACCAGCTGGATGTAGAAGTCAGAAGGGTTGTTGATGTGGGACACCACAGCATTGAGTTCTGTGTTGATTTTGGGATAGACAGGAGGGTAGTACAGCAGGGGCCTCCTGCCCAACGTCACTGGTGAATAGAACCTTTTATGGAAGAGAACAGCCAAAGTTAGGCCACTTCAGTAGTAGGGATTGATATTCACAAAGTCTGGATTAATTCTTACTGAACATCATTGAACTTGACTCTTGATTATTGAAGATTAGAATTGTTCCGTGGTAACTTGCACATGCATACCTGGCCACTTCAATGAAAACAAGGTACTCTCTGACAGAGATGGGCACATCAATGGACTGGTCCATCGGGGCTTTCCTCAGGTCCACCAATAAAAAGTCTCTGTCCTGACCCAAAGGCAGCATCTCCACCGCTGCAGAGTCAACCACGCTGTGGAATTCAAACTGTGCCTCTTCACTCCAGCCCTTTGTCTGCACAGACCCACGCAAAAACATAGTAAACACACCTCCTACTACTGCTGTGAAAACATAAGTGACTAACTCTAACAAATTTATCagtaaatcataaataaaacagaaaaggtaCTCTAGGTACCATCTGTCTTTCTCAGAGTCTTCTCATTGTTTCACGACAAGATCACTTTCAGATCCTGTAGCACAGTATTACAGAAGGAAACAAAACTTGACCTTGACCTGTTGTCCAAAGAGTGCAGGCACAGTTTTGTGAATATTGCAGCAAATGCTTGGTTAACTTCAACGGAAGGCTAGGCCTCTCTGCAACTGaccacatttttttccaaacagctgacaaagtGGTAAATAGAAGCAGTGAACTTGAACTTGGGCAAGTACCAAGTTCTGTTCCGCTCATCTGTTTTCTCAAAGGTTGTGTTTTCCGTTTTGTTCTGCCGTGAAAAGttttttcattgctgtgtttttgttcttgtaaaTGCATCATACAAAATTaatgcaaatgttgtgtttgaaagTTGAAGAACTATAGGATGGCCCTATGATACTGTATCTATACAAATCTCAGTGGTCTTACCGGGTCATAGGGGACCAGGTCCTTGAGTGAACACCTGATGGCCTGAGGAACAAAGTGACCCAGCTCCACATTTTCTGCCTCACCCACCTTCCTCAGGTGGGTGTTCACAGGCTTCAGTGAAGACTCAGCTGTCCCCTCGTCACTGGAAAAAGTGTCAGAGAAGGAGGATGTACtagaacaggcatgtcaaactgattccataaaggtccatgtggctgcagggaggtgctcctctttggttggaatgaaaacctgcagccacatggacCTTTATGGAATTGCTTTGACATAAAAATATGTACAGCACTCCACTGAATAACTGTGACAAATGCTTCACAATCAAGACATTTAAAATGGGCCAGCTAATCATTTATGGTGCACATACTATTTATGTGAAGCTTCTCAGATGAAATAGGCATTGACAATAAACCAAGAAAAATACACTGGTAGCATAATGTCTTTAAACTGAGACCATACTGAGATACTTTGCTAATATATTTGATAATTGATATGTTTTGAATCTTTCAGTCATTCAGTATAGAAATCCTGTTCCAGTATTTGCACACTTGTGCAAGGATaacaaaagaaatgcaggaCTTGTTATGcatattatgttgttttttttttgtctttatttggtCTACATTAGACAAAAATTGGAACAACTGCGAGAATAACAAAAGAACGACATTTAGAAACCTTCAATTGATTCTGTTAAGAAGCAGGCAGTGATGTAGTAGTAAGGATACAGTTAGTTCAGATAGTTGGCAGAATGAAagcttattttatttctgtgaacCTATTATTCCAGAAAGGTTGAGGTACCATTTGATTGGACAGTATACAGAAAAGTCACTATAAAAATGGCTTCTGTCTCTACCTGACCTGCACGTCTCATTTGTCAACACTGATGTGTGGACCTTCTGTCCATGTGTACCTCTGTATGGTGATGGATTTGGTGAGACCATAGTCAAGGAAGAAGACACAGATACTGGTCAGCTGGTCGACTGGGCAGGCTTTCACAGCCTCCACGCATCCATTCTGCAAGACTTCAACCACATTGGCCCTACACCAGAGTCCCTCCTTCCACTTAACAAGGATCATGGAGCCTGGATgggagcagagaaacaaaggcTGAATCACATGCCAAGTAAGTTTCACGAAATAATTTTTGTGATGATTAAAGaattttataaaataaatcCAGCAGCAATTAGTCACCCAATTACAAAATTCttaattaaatcaatcaattaatctgttATCAGGTGCAGCACTAGtaatcatcacacacacacacacacacacacacacacacacacacacacacacacacacacacacacacacaccagtctcCACTGTGTCACTAGAAGTGAAGCGGCAACTATCCCTGCAGCAGATGTGGTTGATCTTCTTAGAGAGTGTCTCGTTTTCTCTCTTCTCGGCCACATAGCGGACGTAGAAGTGACTTGGATTCACAATGTGGGTTACAACCACCCACCGGGCAACTGGGgcaggaggaacaaaaacaggcaaggAAAAGAAATTTGGAGAGGTTTTCAGGTTGGATGAGAGGCCAAATGtagaagagaggaagcagggtgggagaagaaaagtgaggagaaaagaaggacaAGGAGATAAAAGTTTTTTCCACCGGTAACTGcatttttacagcagaaatgcCCCAGGAAGATTAATCTGTCAAGCTAAACAGTGCCACAAAAGGTCACATGAGAAgattaaagctgaaaaatgttgtaAATTAACAAATACATGAATCTACTCATCTACTCTTTGAGACGATGAATATGAGCTACGAATACCAATTTATTACGTGGCCTTGTTTTCTAGCAGAAAACAactcaatttaaaaaacatatgACTTCTATattgaatttttatttaaatgtaacaACACATAGAAAATATTTCCAATGCCCGCATTGATTTATCAAACATAATAATCTTCAACAAGTCATtatgcacaaacaaaaaatgcGGCTGTCTTATTATAAGCGTTGTTTTGGGTTATAGATATATAACATCAACCTAACAACATGATTATACAGCAGTCTTACCATTTGTCTTGCTGACAAACtgatttctcctcctcctgtggaCTCTCCATTTGTCATTACCCAGCTCAGGGCCAGTGGGTGGgagagctgcagaaaaacacaaagaatttaaCAGGGGTGGGGTTGATGTAATTGGATCTGCGATTAtttaagtgaaattaaagtcaAACGGGAACATGTGACAAAGCCACACACCGTGCTCCTGTCCTTCATCAAAAAGCTCTTCTATAATTACATCTGGAGTTCCAGGATCTGAGGCCAAGCTGCGGCCAGAGAACTTAGACTTGCGATGAAGTCTTGGGCTGGGAATGGAGCCTTGTGATGACAAAATGTTAGTTCCATGGCTCTcctggtgttgtttttgtgggGTGGGCGGCTTGTCGCGACTGGGTGGTGTAGAGGTGCTGTTGCTACCCTCTGCAAGTTGGCAGGGGGACTTTCTGGTGGAGTTGCCCGGCTGGTGGCCTTTGGGTGGAGGCAAGCTAAAAGGAAACAGCAAGAGGACTatgttttaaaacacaaatgccACATGAATTAAACCTTATAAAAGAATGCAATTTAATATGCATTTCTACATAATACTAAATGTAATATTCTCAAAACAGTGAGTTGGGTTGAGGATCTTAATTTTCGTTAATGAAAAACTGATGTAGTGGCATTGACAGTTTTCATCGTCAGGACCAAATCAAGGATTGGAAGATATTGGAAGAGAAGACTCACAGCTTTGGGTTGCTGACTTCCATCTTCAGAGACAATGACAGACTCTGGTTCAGAGCTTCTGACCGGAAAACACAGCTAGACCataaacattcacacacaagcaTAACCACACCcaaattcaaaatcaaaagtaaaagtgaaagcCTGTAACTCATGTTTGTCAGGCTCCCATGCTTCATGCATCTACAGCATAAGAGCAGGGAAAATGAACAGTGGCAAGCACATGAATATTCCACATGTCTCTTCTGTTTTGgcaattattttgatattcaaCACAATCTGGTTAACAGCTACAGTGCAAAACAGCGTATACAGTAGATTGTACTTAATTATTTATTACGTACTAATCATTGCTTGTGTCAGGCATAGACTGttgcaataataaaataatacatgtcagaacagaacaaaaggtCTAGCACAAAGGACTGAAACAAACCGAGGCCTAAGATGACATACCTCATTCCAGAGCCCACAGTAATGCATTTACTGTCGAAGGACTTCTCATCCACAGGAGCCTGCAACGTCTCCACAAcctatctcacacacacacacacacacacacacacacacacacacacaaacacacacaccatagtTTAGCAGTCATTGTATTTTAAACCGTTTCGTTGGGAAATTGTTGGAAAATTAACCAGAGTTTACCAGCATTTATTTAGTGGTCGTTCTATAGTATCTGACCATGTTGTGTAGCAACATATAACCTATAACCAGAGCATTTCATACCTTATCGAGGGTGCAGTACTGCTCCAGAGAGGGGGCACGGCGAACTTCTCTGGCCATCTGCATGGCAATCTTCAGGGCTTTTATCCTCTCCTGGACACAAAACACCTCCTCTTGGCTAGTAGAGAATTGTGCCTCCAGTTTTGTCAGCTGATTCAACTGCACATCCTTCCTgttgacaaagaaatcacaggGATCAAGATAAATGTCGCTTAGAACCTTAGAACAACCCTGATAGACTCGGTTTGATTCAAGAGAATAAAACAATCTgataaaaaaagacagctgGGACTATTTCAGTAGACTTGGAGAGTTTATGCCCATACCACTTTCGAACAGCATGTAAAGCTTTGTCTACAGCTTGCTTGATCTCCCTCTCCAGCCgagctctctctgtcttcacctgtTCTGCCAGACCAGTTGTCAGAgtctgcacagatgaaacacagaCATGGAACACTTCAGCAACTTTGTCAAAGAACAGTTAggggatttatttttttcctttcaagtgtgtaaaaattaattttctttccagcaagaaaataaataatgtctATAATTATGTTCTACAAGGTATGTGCAGTTTTTCTGGATCAGCTTTCACCTCATGTATGTATTCCAGCTGGGCAAGATTTTCTGCAGCCTGGGCCAACGTCTTCTCAATCTTGTCGATGTCAGCTGACTGAATTAAATATGAgaatttaaaacatattaatttgaataatttatGTTCACTGTACACCCTCCCTTAACTGAGTTTACGCTAAGGGCAGATAGCAAATATATGTCACCATGCAGACACTAGTAGGAGTTTGAACTCTGACTGGACATTGTGCAAGATGAATACACTTCAGTCAGATGTGAATTTTCATCTATCCAGGGAGTATTCCACAGAATCCCACAGATTGTTTTCCCAGCTACGTTCTCCAGCACTCCACTGATCATCCCTTAGATGTTCCTACAGCTTAATTGGAGTCCGTCTGTGGTAAATTCAGTTGATTGGACATGATTTGGAAAGGCACACACCTGTCTTTATAAGGTCCCACACTTGACAGCGcatgtcagagcacaaaccaAGCATGAAGTCAAAGAATTTGTCTGTAGACCTCTGAGACAGGATTGTCTCGAGGCGCAAATCTGGGGAAGGGtacagaaaaatgtcttttgctTTGAAGGTCCCAATGAGCACAGTGGCCTCCATCATTCGTTCGGAACCACCAGGACTCTTCCTATAGTTGGTCGGCTGTCTAAACCGAGCGATCGAGGGAAAAGGGCCCTGGTCAGGGAGGTGACCAAGAATCCGATGGTCACTCTGCTGGAGCTCCAGTGTTCCTCTGTGGAGAGGAGAAACTTCCAGAAGCACAACCATCTCTGCAGCAATCCACCAATCAGGCCTGTGGCCAGATGGAAGCCACTCCTTAGTAAAAAGCACATGCCAACCCGCCTGGAGTTTGCCAAAATGCACCTGAAGGACTGTTGATGAGACAAAGATTTAACCCTTTGGCGTGAATGTCAGGCGTCAAACCAGGCACTGCTCGTCACCAGGCCAAGACCATCAAACCGCCAAATAATGCATGCAGAACAGAATTAGGATGATTCATGCTAATTATCAAAATCCAAAAGAGGGGATTTAAATTTTATaatcactgaaaagaaaatgattccAACATGCTCCACAGCAAAGCCCCATCTAGACCCATCTAGAGACATGCCCCATGAGACAGCAGGTTCTGGGACTTGGGTCACAAACACAGGCCAAGcccagaaacaaagaaaactcatTGGACTAAACCAAATTTTtagaagacaaaaagaaaactattTGAGACATTGGAAAAGAATCAACCAAAAACAGTGCGTTTTGTGAgcagctgtgacagaaaaagTCCGTCCTATGGAAGAGAAGCATAAAAACTGTAAAGCATCTGTGTTCCTTTACTGAGTTTCTGAACTGTGCTGTCTTCTGTACAGACCATACTGCACATCCAAACATACCTGTATACATACACACTACACACTCTACAGTTAAATACATTTCTTACAAATTATACAATTCTTACTAATTGGTGTATGTCTTTAAGCTGTTGTatctacattttcttttaacatgtgtgtgtgtagtttaaCAGCAACATTTAGACTTTTCAGTTGATATCTTTTCAGGTTACACGTTTGGTAAATGTATAACTGTACGTCTCCCATGTCAATAAAGCCCTTTCAAATTGAATTTGACAGTAGGCGAGCTTGTCATTATTGTCACCTGCCTGACTGTCTGTGAGTCCTTTGCATCACAAAGTCCTGCACCATTTGCTCTAGGTTTAAGTTGTTCATTCTCAATGCATTATATAACCAGTCTGCTCTAATTGTTGTATTACTGTTATTTGTTTCAATTACAGCTTAGTTGATGACCTCATTGCCCCAATGTTAGAAAATATCACTTGCTatttctgtgttattttctgtacCCGTTCtcacaatgttaaaaaaaaacaaggatgtACCTTTTTTATAATTGTCAATCAACTTTCTGTCCTACTGCACTTCTGAAAGTCTGTTAGAAGCCGAGTGAGGCTCTGCactcacaaacagcagaaaggtctcacacacctcactgaaGGTGAAAGTTATGTAAATGAATGTAGAAGTTAAAGCTGGAGGACCCACCAGGTCAATCATCTGTTAGTCACATAAtattgtgggtgtgtgtgtgtgtaaatcagtCATTAATTATGGTAGGCCTGTTTTTAACTATGTCAAGGTACAATGATGCTTAACCCATAATAATGTAGAATTAATTTTATTAGACACAAAAAACAGCTACAGTAAAGAGAGTAAAAGAAATTTGCTACTTCCAACCCTGCCAGTGTGCCccattggaaaaaaaacacatttgtagTTGGCCAAAtgagctctctctctttgaatATTATCAAGAACATTTGAGGAAGTTTGTGACTGACGTTTTTAAGGATTAATTGCGTTTGTGTGGACACGCAAGAGGAAGCTCTTTGTGTGCAAATATGGACTAAATGAACTTACAAGAAATAAGGGATACTCGTACTCTGCAACACCCAAGTAGGTTAACTGACAATAATGCTGGGCTCATGATTCAATAAGACTAATGCATTTGGAGACAGGAAGACATTCATGCATTCAACTCAAGTGACTACAGGCACAGACGGATAGCAGGTGCTAGTAGATATTCAGTAGGTGTTTGCAGCACACTGTTTATTTGAAACTAATGCGAGTGAAATTTGCTTAAGAAACCCTAGAAAAAGAATCAAAATTTAGATTACTTAATGATTCCTTTGAAATCTGAATTTTAGAACCAGTTCTCAAATCCCACCACTGCTGACAGGACATCAGCAACCCAAACATACCTGCTCCATATCCTCAGTATTGGCGTTCATGTCTGTGGATGTTTCTAATTTGATCCTTCTGTGATCCTTTGGTCTGTCCCACCGGAGGCTTCAAGAGattacaacagcaaaataatgaC
Proteins encoded:
- the rnf17 gene encoding RING finger protein 17, translated to MERDNSSAVVCKLCGDAFTLPEGDGDGNLPRVLLCGHIYCTSCLVSIQCDSVVICPECEVESTIPEDGVYGLQAESRIIGLIYTAKMNKMKSLRWDRPKDHRRIKLETSTDMNANTEDMEQSADIDKIEKTLAQAAENLAQLEYIHETLTTGLAEQVKTERARLEREIKQAVDKALHAVRKWKDVQLNQLTKLEAQFSTSQEEVFCVQERIKALKIAMQMAREVRRAPSLEQYCTLDKVVETLQAPVDEKSFDSKCITVGSGMSCVFRSEALNQSLSLSLKMEVSNPKLLPPPKGHQPGNSTRKSPCQLAEGSNSTSTPPSRDKPPTPQKQHQESHGTNILSSQGSIPSPRLHRKSKFSGRSLASDPGTPDVIIEELFDEGQEHALPPTGPELGNDKWRVHRRRRNQFVSKTNVARWVVVTHIVNPSHFYVRYVAEKRENETLSKKINHICCRDSCRFTSSDTVETGSMILVKWKEGLWCRANVVEVLQNGCVEAVKACPVDQLTSICVFFLDYGLTKSITIQSDEGTAESSLKPVNTHLRKVGEAENVELGHFVPQAIRCSLKDLVPYDPTKGWSEEAQFEFHSVVDSAAVEMLPLGQDRDFLLVDLRKAPMDQSIDVPISVREYLVFIEVARFYSPVTLGRRPLLYYPPVYPKINTELNAVVSHINNPSDFYIQLVDNMEYMLFTAKLQDCYNTTPAARTDDLNVYCPVIGQACVARFDDKLWYRAQVIGHPGGRKVEVQYVDFGNKNILPVSDLRKIKDEFFALPSMAIHCCLSEVIPLDGKTWTDACTNRFISLAHQKLVTIMATGTIRKTDPLPVKLFESSLNGPPANIAEVLVEEELACFKGRLKSKNATPPVDESALWDPPLELGVATKGAVDAPDQNITREPKEQLLDFQPLLNLPAQLKDLKVIVSHINSPSSFYVQFTQFNSLHERMCEEVKQACALMEPQDVVWKAGMYCAAHTNGVWERGQICSDVTSSNIAEVMRCDHGSKVKLHVSNLRPLPSSLKGSLAVECALCDIRPAGGQSTWTATACDLISHFLTGAKAYITIKELTDERPVPVTLFCCNNMGQFVNIAEFLAIEGLALRERKPRDAVPIPDKTEAESPVNKKQTDGNKKQNHPAPNLIHFPPRSSVAPTPTRPTPAPRTIMSAEKVKTPLYHPPELPVLGHIQMTVTAVREDGLIYARTQNAECQLEYLRENIKQSMRTLPIQKPYTWKSVLGCAIIGPDMLWHRGQLLEVLGGHIKVQYVDCGLVENIPVVHVYPILLCADVPQLCVPCQLHAINPVGGQWHQDAVTLLRELLLNRSVDIEVMELPTDPRGPLTVEVFLDGQSLNRILCHHEHASVDWTVSAQKELSVTSPGVLDHWDIDTEGLRGPEEPILGPFVFPSLPRTREQFQVRVKHLLTPNELFLWPLEGMTDLEVDGETLDEALNRINANINSLPQLTSFPCGGPCLAEYSDGKYYRAKLINFTSVEPVRILVQHVDFGSDDSLPTSKIRQMPAELMRFPLHVLRVKVAGFKAPSVNRERDVLPYSPGWSVKAAMDMIDLLHGDITASVVAREPELTVLLHNKDGELVHLPLVRRGLAELE